A single Desulfovibrio piger DNA region contains:
- a CDS encoding tRNA (adenine-N1)-methyltransferase codes for MIPYGSLVVYVTPNKDRRYIKRLEEGQDWHSNDGVLSAEAVHDASFGSEVRTSLDIPIRVLEATLHDRLKGLKRQTQIIYPKDIAYICLRLGAGPGRTIIEAGCGSGGLTTGLSWFCGPTGRVVSHEAREEFMKLARRNLEWAGVGDNVEIVHRDIADGFCIDNADALFLDVRTPWEYLDHAVKAVKPGATFGFLVPTVDQVSKLLMGLEKGPFADIEVCEILMRNWKPVADRLRPEDRMNAHTGFLIFCRHQERSADFEYSRPLGTRQRKQEAARQARLAESGANPYDDGETAGDDE; via the coding sequence ACGGCTCTCTGGTGGTCTACGTCACCCCCAACAAGGACCGGCGCTACATCAAGCGCCTTGAGGAAGGTCAGGACTGGCACAGCAACGACGGCGTCCTCAGCGCCGAAGCCGTACACGACGCCAGCTTCGGCAGCGAAGTGCGCACCAGCCTGGATATCCCCATCCGTGTGCTGGAAGCCACCCTGCACGACCGCCTCAAGGGCCTCAAGCGCCAGACGCAGATCATCTATCCCAAGGATATCGCCTACATCTGCCTGCGCCTCGGCGCCGGTCCCGGCCGTACCATCATCGAGGCCGGTTGCGGCTCCGGCGGCCTGACCACCGGCCTTTCCTGGTTCTGCGGCCCCACCGGCCGCGTCGTCAGCCACGAGGCCCGCGAAGAATTCATGAAACTGGCCCGCCGCAACCTCGAATGGGCCGGCGTGGGCGACAATGTGGAGATCGTCCACCGCGACATCGCCGACGGCTTCTGCATCGACAACGCCGATGCCCTCTTCCTTGACGTGCGCACCCCCTGGGAATACCTCGACCACGCCGTCAAGGCCGTGAAGCCCGGCGCCACGTTCGGCTTCCTCGTGCCCACCGTGGACCAGGTCAGCAAGCTGCTCATGGGGCTGGAAAAGGGCCCCTTCGCCGATATCGAAGTCTGCGAGATCCTCATGCGCAACTGGAAGCCCGTGGCTGACCGCCTGCGCCCCGAAGACCGCATGAACGCCCATACCGGCTTCCTCATCTTCTGCCGCCATCAGGAACGCAGCGCCGACTTTGAATACAGCCGGCCCCTGGGCACCCGCCAGCGCAAGCAGGAAGCCGCCCGCCAGGCCCGCCTTGCCGAAAGCGGCGCCAATCCTTACGACGATGGCGAGACCGCCGGCGACGACGAATAA